The Stieleria sp. JC731 genome has a segment encoding these proteins:
- a CDS encoding RNA polymerase sigma factor — protein sequence MDRHRLFGREHARESAMSNKLSEQQFAQAVDACLPRLVAIARRLANEEDLASDALQNALLKASKSWQRFQGRSHVETWLIRILIHCVRDAIRDSRHRRDQVVQTDPNDLSQLLASVADPQRGPTEMASDNETEQLVREAVMDLPHRQREVFSLIVWQGMTANQVAEIIGTNPPNVHANLHAARQRLRNSLQSVLDNQAGE from the coding sequence ATGGATCGACATCGACTATTCGGGCGTGAACACGCTCGGGAGTCAGCGATGTCAAACAAGCTTAGCGAGCAGCAGTTCGCTCAAGCTGTTGACGCGTGTTTGCCTCGTTTGGTCGCAATAGCTCGCCGGTTGGCCAATGAAGAAGATCTCGCCAGCGACGCACTACAAAACGCATTGCTGAAGGCATCTAAATCTTGGCAGCGATTCCAGGGGCGATCTCATGTCGAAACTTGGTTGATTCGAATTTTGATTCATTGTGTTCGCGATGCAATTCGAGACAGCCGGCATCGACGTGACCAAGTTGTTCAAACCGACCCAAATGATCTTTCCCAATTACTCGCCTCGGTAGCCGATCCACAACGTGGTCCGACCGAGATGGCGTCGGATAACGAAACCGAACAACTCGTTCGCGAAGCAGTCATGGACCTTCCTCATCGACAACGCGAGGTATTTTCACTGATCGTTTGGCAAGGCATGACGGCTAATCAAGTCGCCGAAATTATCGGTACCAATCCACCGAACGTACACGCCAATTTGCATGCCGCGCGACAGCGACTACGGAATTCCCTGCAATCAGTCCTCGACAATCAGGCGGGAGAATAG
- a CDS encoding SDR family NAD(P)-dependent oxidoreductase — protein sequence MNLLKRSWSAEGKLAVVTGASSGIGRCLAEQLLQHGCRVIAVARRADRLDEIAGGNLIPIAGDITSEETRKRIREAICEDRGHVDLLVNNAGVGAIGLFEDASPERLRDVMEVNFFAPAELTRTLLPMLKASGDGVICNIGSVLGHCAVPQKSEYCASKFAMHGWTDSLRTELQRHGIAVTLISPSTTRSEFFNVLIDSEGASSKSLGSWSPDRVANATLKAIASRRREVILSVGGKLLVLADRLVPSLLSWMLKQR from the coding sequence ATGAACCTGCTAAAACGATCTTGGTCAGCCGAGGGAAAGCTGGCCGTCGTGACCGGTGCCAGTAGTGGTATCGGGCGTTGCTTGGCCGAACAACTTTTGCAGCACGGATGCCGGGTGATCGCGGTTGCCCGCCGTGCAGATCGTCTCGATGAAATTGCCGGTGGGAATCTAATCCCAATCGCAGGCGATATCACAAGCGAGGAAACTCGAAAACGTATCCGCGAAGCGATCTGCGAAGACCGCGGGCACGTCGACTTGCTCGTCAACAATGCCGGAGTCGGGGCGATCGGACTGTTTGAAGATGCTTCACCGGAACGCCTTCGCGACGTTATGGAAGTCAACTTCTTCGCCCCAGCAGAACTTACCCGTACGCTATTGCCGATGTTAAAAGCCAGCGGCGATGGGGTGATCTGTAACATCGGCAGCGTTCTCGGACATTGTGCAGTTCCCCAGAAGAGCGAGTATTGTGCAAGCAAGTTCGCAATGCATGGCTGGACGGATTCCTTGCGTACCGAATTACAAAGGCATGGAATCGCGGTGACACTGATTAGCCCCAGCACGACACGCAGCGAGTTCTTCAATGTCTTGATCGATTCCGAGGGCGCCAGCAGTAAAAGTCTGGGAAGCTGGTCACCCGATCGAGTTGCAAACGCAACGCTGAAGGCCATTGCGAGCCGCCGACGGGAAGTCATTCTCAGTGTCGGAGGCAAGTTGCTGGTCCTAGCCGATCGACTTGTCCCATCGCTTTTAAGTTGGATGCTAAAGCAACGCTAG
- the hflX gene encoding GTPase HflX, producing MREQHTVIDDTPERSVLARLILPDSSVSSDPLEELHGLATTAGTQVVAELIQKRATVDHGTYLGRGKVDELRELVEKTKADVVIFDNELTPGQVRNLEREVNAKVLDRTELILDIFAAGARTHESRLAVELAQLEYSLPRLKRLWTHLSRQSMGVGMRGPGEKQLEVDRRLAQKRIHDLKQELGKVESRRQRQVASRRDAPTVSLVGYTNAGKSTLMNALTEAEVLAEDKLFATLDTRTRRWHLPQWGTVLLSDTVGFIRDLPHSLVASFKSTLEETRQADLLLHVADASNPDVFGQISAVYKVLSELQIEEKDTLLVLNKVDAIESPAMLNRVLDRYPNAIPVSARDGKGFQGLIEAVGDALGREFMDLDIEVAPSDGKLLSFLASKGEIASQTFEPEVVKVRVRLPVSAMGMIRKHSLSYRPVTESKPTVESVPAIDLDDDVPTSPATDVA from the coding sequence GTGCGCGAACAACACACTGTCATTGATGACACCCCCGAACGCAGCGTCTTGGCTCGTCTCATCCTGCCAGACAGCAGTGTCTCTTCCGATCCACTCGAAGAACTACACGGATTAGCGACCACCGCCGGAACTCAGGTTGTCGCCGAACTGATCCAAAAGCGAGCCACGGTTGACCACGGTACCTATTTGGGACGCGGTAAAGTCGATGAGCTTCGCGAGCTGGTCGAAAAGACTAAAGCTGATGTCGTGATCTTCGACAATGAATTGACTCCTGGACAGGTACGCAACCTTGAAAGGGAGGTCAACGCGAAGGTACTCGATCGAACCGAATTGATCCTCGATATCTTTGCTGCGGGTGCACGAACGCATGAATCGCGACTCGCTGTCGAACTGGCACAACTGGAATACTCGCTGCCTCGGCTAAAGCGATTGTGGACTCACCTTTCCCGTCAATCGATGGGCGTTGGGATGCGTGGTCCGGGTGAAAAGCAGCTCGAAGTCGACCGTCGTTTGGCTCAAAAACGAATCCACGATTTAAAGCAAGAACTCGGTAAAGTCGAATCCCGGCGTCAAAGGCAAGTCGCATCACGTCGCGATGCCCCGACGGTCTCGCTCGTTGGATACACCAATGCCGGAAAAAGCACCCTGATGAACGCTTTGACCGAAGCGGAGGTGTTGGCGGAGGACAAACTTTTCGCAACGCTTGATACACGGACACGCCGCTGGCATTTGCCTCAGTGGGGTACCGTTTTGCTAAGCGATACTGTGGGATTCATTCGTGACCTTCCCCACTCGCTGGTTGCCAGTTTTAAATCCACGCTCGAGGAAACCCGGCAAGCGGACCTGCTGCTTCACGTTGCCGACGCAAGCAACCCAGACGTCTTCGGTCAGATTAGCGCGGTCTACAAAGTGCTAAGCGAGTTACAGATTGAAGAAAAGGACACGCTGCTTGTCTTGAATAAAGTCGACGCAATCGAATCACCTGCCATGCTAAATCGAGTGCTGGATCGCTATCCGAATGCGATCCCAGTCAGCGCCCGAGACGGTAAAGGATTTCAAGGACTAATCGAAGCTGTCGGCGATGCCCTGGGTCGTGAGTTTATGGACCTCGACATCGAGGTTGCTCCTAGCGACGGAAAGCTTCTTTCGTTTCTAGCATCGAAGGGTGAAATCGCTTCGCAAACGTTCGAGCCCGAAGTGGTGAAGGTGCGAGTCCGCCTGCCGGTATCCGCCATGGGAATGATTCGCAAGCATTCACTTTCATATCGACCGGTTACAGAATCCAAACCTACCGTGGAATCTGTCCCCGCGATCGACTTAGACGATGACGTGCCAACATCGCCTGCGACCGACGTCGCATGA
- a CDS encoding MaoC family dehydratase: MNESELEDLRGSSIDSSTDPQRPPIEIDSPLYAEDLSEGDIWETEYREISGNDVCQFASLTGDHTPIHDEKADSPFGKPIAHGLLGLSVLAGLGTNHPHAATLALVSIDDWKFLAPVFFGDRVQAKNEIVNIEPHGRRAVKVFWQRSLVNEAGRTVQQGQFVTLVARKSRANKPR; this comes from the coding sequence ATGAATGAGTCTGAGCTTGAGGATCTACGTGGAAGCTCGATTGACAGCTCTACGGATCCGCAACGGCCGCCAATCGAAATCGACTCGCCGTTGTACGCGGAAGACCTATCCGAAGGCGATATTTGGGAAACAGAGTATCGAGAAATCTCTGGAAACGATGTCTGCCAATTCGCGTCGTTGACGGGCGACCACACCCCGATTCACGATGAAAAAGCAGACTCCCCATTTGGCAAACCGATCGCCCATGGGCTGCTGGGCCTCAGTGTTCTCGCCGGACTAGGCACGAACCACCCCCACGCTGCCACGCTGGCGCTGGTCAGTATCGATGACTGGAAATTCTTGGCCCCCGTATTCTTCGGTGACCGGGTTCAGGCGAAAAACGAGATCGTGAATATCGAGCCTCACGGACGTCGAGCGGTAAAGGTGTTCTGGCAACGTAGTCTTGTCAATGAAGCCGGACGAACGGTTCAACAGGGCCAATTTGTCACCTTGGTGGCTCGAAAATCTCGCGCAAATAAACCGCGATAA